The proteins below are encoded in one region of Ricinus communis isolate WT05 ecotype wild-type chromosome 6, ASM1957865v1, whole genome shotgun sequence:
- the LOC8261658 gene encoding uncharacterized protein LOC8261658 isoform X2 encodes MKFEDLMQQSDHEKQKRLDLEEEVENLKTELKDEQAINKVLHCALHGPVSTHPCLTSLLPPQVQGLLSELAMVEEEIIWLERKVDELKLSLYEERKQTEKWKIPRKQPRKLRHLPPIKPGNSSVLNDNSNQLSRSQHYEEFRKENMKLRRASFGSAEEISYLLSTGSTSDEKSRRGGRTQKEHHMYKEIKEEKPNGLSEELIKCLIGIFLDLNQVPQNREESTAAIVPKLSLSCMHSKGSKHSFNCKASMFLFTNNISNLDPYGIMPDLDSTIRDIGPYKNFIQIGRNSLDLRRLSECSAVAGKLRVLLHRLGNVDLTLLTYKQKLAFWINIYNACIMHAFLEHGLPSSQDKLLAIMNKAVLNVGGIVLNALAIEHFILRHPREEKHGPPDEKEMLLRHAYGLMYPEPNVTFALCRGTWSSPALRVYTPEEVVNELGNAKVEYLEASVGITSKRKIVVPKLLQWHMRDFADDMESLLEWIYSQLPRSGSLKRLMMECLNGETKSSSTKMVEIQPYESQFRYLLPL; translated from the exons ATGAAATTTGAAGACCTGATGCAACAAAGTGATCATGAGAAGCAGAAAAGACTCGATCTCGAGGAGGAG GTTGAGAACTTGAAAACTGAATTAAAAGATGAACAAGCAATAAACAAGGTTTTGCACTGTGCTCTCCATGGTCCGGTCTCTACACATCCATGTCTTACCTCTTTGCTTCCACCTCAA GTTCAGGGTTTGCTTTCAGAACTGGCAATGGTGGAGGAGGAGATCATATGGCTAGAGAGGAAAGTTGATGAGCTGAAACTGAGCTTGTACGAGGAGAGAAAACAAACTGAGAAATGGAAAATACCGAGGAAGCAGCCGAGGAAGCTGAGGCATTTACCGCCAATCAAACCAGGGAATTCATCAGTGCTTAATGATAATTCCAATCAGCTATCTAGATCACAACATTATGAAGAATTCAGAAAAGAGAATATGAAACTCAGAAGAGCTTCTTTTGGTTCTGCAGAAGAAATTTCATATCTGCTTTCTACAGGTTCTACTA GTGATGAAAAATCAAGAAGAGGAGGAAGAACGCAAAAGGAGCATCACAtgtataaagaaattaaagaagagAAACCAAATGGGCTATCAGAAGAACTAATCAAATGCCTAATAGGCATATTTCTTGATCTAAACCAGGTACCACAGAATAGAGAAGAATCAACAGCTGCCATAGTCCCAAAGCTTAGCCTATCCTGCATGCATTCAAAAGGCTCAAAGCACTCATTTAACTGCAAAGCATCAATGTTTCTTTTCACCAACAATATATCAAACCTTGATCCCTATGGCATTATGCCAGATTTAGACAGCACTATCAGGGACATTGGACCATACAAGAACTTCATCCAGATCGGACGAAACTCGTTAGATCTCCGTCGTTTGTCAGAGTGTTCAGCAGTGGCCGGAAAGTTGAG gGTTTTGCTGCATAGATTAGGTAATGTTGACTTAACACTCTTGACCTACAAGCAGAAGTTAGCATTTTGGATAAATATCTACAATGCCTGCATAATGCAT GCATTTCTAGAACATGGACTACCTTCCTCGCAGGACAAATTGTTAGCAATTATGAACAAG GCTGTGCTGAATGTGGGCGGGATAGTGCTGAATGCTTTGGCTATCGAGCATTTTATTCTACGGCATCCACGTGAAGAAAAACAT GGTCCTCCGGATGAGAAGGAAATGCTGCTGCGACATGCTTATGGTCTTATGTATCCAGAACCCAATGTGACGTTTGCTCTTTGCCGGGGCACTTGGTCCTCCCCTGCA CTAAGGGTCTATACCCCAGAAGAAGTGGTGAATGAATTAGGGAATGCGAAAGTGGAGTATTTAGAAGCTTCAGTTGGGATTACAAGCAAGAGAAAGATTGTGGTTCCCAAGCTTTTGCAATGGCACATGAGAGATTTTGCAGACGACATGGAATCACTACTAGAATGGATTTACAGCCAATTGCCACGCTCTGGGTCCCTGAAAAGATTGATGATGGAGTGCCTAAATGGAGAAACAAAATCTTCTTCAACAAAAATGGTGGAAATTCAACCTTATGAATCCCAGTTCCGCTACCTGTTGCCCTTGTAA
- the LOC8261658 gene encoding uncharacterized protein LOC8261658 isoform X1 codes for MKFEDLMQQSDHEKQKRLDLEEEVENLKTELKDEQAINKVLHCALHGPVSTHPCLTSLLPPQVQGLLSELAMVEEEIIWLERKVDELKLSLYEERKQTEKWKIPRKQPRKLRHLPPIKPGNSSVLNDNSNQLSRSQHYEEFRKENMKLRRASFGSAEEISYLLSTGDEKSRRGGRTQKEHHMYKEIKEEKPNGLSEELIKCLIGIFLDLNQVPQNREESTAAIVPKLSLSCMHSKGSKHSFNCKASMFLFTNNISNLDPYGIMPDLDSTIRDIGPYKNFIQIGRNSLDLRRLSECSAVAGKLRVLLHRLGNVDLTLLTYKQKLAFWINIYNACIMHAFLEHGLPSSQDKLLAIMNKAVLNVGGIVLNALAIEHFILRHPREEKHGPPDEKEMLLRHAYGLMYPEPNVTFALCRGTWSSPALRVYTPEEVVNELGNAKVEYLEASVGITSKRKIVVPKLLQWHMRDFADDMESLLEWIYSQLPRSGSLKRLMMECLNGETKSSSTKMVEIQPYESQFRYLLPL; via the exons ATGAAATTTGAAGACCTGATGCAACAAAGTGATCATGAGAAGCAGAAAAGACTCGATCTCGAGGAGGAG GTTGAGAACTTGAAAACTGAATTAAAAGATGAACAAGCAATAAACAAGGTTTTGCACTGTGCTCTCCATGGTCCGGTCTCTACACATCCATGTCTTACCTCTTTGCTTCCACCTCAA GTTCAGGGTTTGCTTTCAGAACTGGCAATGGTGGAGGAGGAGATCATATGGCTAGAGAGGAAAGTTGATGAGCTGAAACTGAGCTTGTACGAGGAGAGAAAACAAACTGAGAAATGGAAAATACCGAGGAAGCAGCCGAGGAAGCTGAGGCATTTACCGCCAATCAAACCAGGGAATTCATCAGTGCTTAATGATAATTCCAATCAGCTATCTAGATCACAACATTATGAAGAATTCAGAAAAGAGAATATGAAACTCAGAAGAGCTTCTTTTGGTTCTGCAGAAGAAATTTCATATCTGCTTTCTACAG GTGATGAAAAATCAAGAAGAGGAGGAAGAACGCAAAAGGAGCATCACAtgtataaagaaattaaagaagagAAACCAAATGGGCTATCAGAAGAACTAATCAAATGCCTAATAGGCATATTTCTTGATCTAAACCAGGTACCACAGAATAGAGAAGAATCAACAGCTGCCATAGTCCCAAAGCTTAGCCTATCCTGCATGCATTCAAAAGGCTCAAAGCACTCATTTAACTGCAAAGCATCAATGTTTCTTTTCACCAACAATATATCAAACCTTGATCCCTATGGCATTATGCCAGATTTAGACAGCACTATCAGGGACATTGGACCATACAAGAACTTCATCCAGATCGGACGAAACTCGTTAGATCTCCGTCGTTTGTCAGAGTGTTCAGCAGTGGCCGGAAAGTTGAG gGTTTTGCTGCATAGATTAGGTAATGTTGACTTAACACTCTTGACCTACAAGCAGAAGTTAGCATTTTGGATAAATATCTACAATGCCTGCATAATGCAT GCATTTCTAGAACATGGACTACCTTCCTCGCAGGACAAATTGTTAGCAATTATGAACAAG GCTGTGCTGAATGTGGGCGGGATAGTGCTGAATGCTTTGGCTATCGAGCATTTTATTCTACGGCATCCACGTGAAGAAAAACAT GGTCCTCCGGATGAGAAGGAAATGCTGCTGCGACATGCTTATGGTCTTATGTATCCAGAACCCAATGTGACGTTTGCTCTTTGCCGGGGCACTTGGTCCTCCCCTGCA CTAAGGGTCTATACCCCAGAAGAAGTGGTGAATGAATTAGGGAATGCGAAAGTGGAGTATTTAGAAGCTTCAGTTGGGATTACAAGCAAGAGAAAGATTGTGGTTCCCAAGCTTTTGCAATGGCACATGAGAGATTTTGCAGACGACATGGAATCACTACTAGAATGGATTTACAGCCAATTGCCACGCTCTGGGTCCCTGAAAAGATTGATGATGGAGTGCCTAAATGGAGAAACAAAATCTTCTTCAACAAAAATGGTGGAAATTCAACCTTATGAATCCCAGTTCCGCTACCTGTTGCCCTTGTAA
- the LOC8261652 gene encoding 16 kDa phloem protein 1 isoform X3: MAIGTLEVELLNAKGLRGTDFLDDGGSPAWNEKLTFKVEYPGQGDDYKLIFNIMDHDTFSADDFIGQATIYVKDLLELGVENGVAELQPRKYCVVQADNSYCGEIQVGLNFTLKVEEDNGGEEYGGWNQSYY; encoded by the exons ATGGCGATTGGGACATTAGAAGTAGAGCTTCTTAATGCAAAAGGCCTAAGAGGCACTGATTTCTTAG ATGATGGCGGGAGTCCAGCATGGAATGAGAAACTGACATTCAAGGTGGAATATCCAGGTCAGGGGGATGATTACAAGCTCATCTTCAATATCATGGACCATGACACCTTCTCTGCTGATGATTTTATTGGCCAAGCCAC GATATATGTGAAGGATTTGTTGGAGTTAGGAGTGGAGAATGGAGTTGCTGAACTTCAACCTCGCAAGTATTGCGTTGTTCAAGCTGACAATTCTTACTGTGGAGAGATTCAAGTTGGTCTCAATTTCACCCTCAag GTGGAAGAGGACAATGGTGGAGAAGAATATGGTGGTTGGAACCAAAGCTATTATTAG
- the LOC8261652 gene encoding 16 kDa phloem protein 1 isoform X2 produces the protein MAIGTLEVELLNAKGLRGTDFLGKIDPYVIIHYRSQERKGSVARDDGGSPAWNEKLTFKVEYPGQGDDYKLIFNIMDHDTFSADDFIGQATIYVKDLLELGVENGVAELQPRKYCVVQADNSYCGEIQVGLNFTLKVEEDNGGEEYGGWNQSYY, from the exons ATGGCGATTGGGACATTAGAAGTAGAGCTTCTTAATGCAAAAGGCCTAAGAGGCACTGATTTCTTAG GTAAGATAGACCCATATGTTATAATACATTACAGAAGCCAAGAACGCAAGGGCAGTGTAGCCAGAG ATGATGGCGGGAGTCCAGCATGGAATGAGAAACTGACATTCAAGGTGGAATATCCAGGTCAGGGGGATGATTACAAGCTCATCTTCAATATCATGGACCATGACACCTTCTCTGCTGATGATTTTATTGGCCAAGCCAC GATATATGTGAAGGATTTGTTGGAGTTAGGAGTGGAGAATGGAGTTGCTGAACTTCAACCTCGCAAGTATTGCGTTGTTCAAGCTGACAATTCTTACTGTGGAGAGATTCAAGTTGGTCTCAATTTCACCCTCAag GTGGAAGAGGACAATGGTGGAGAAGAATATGGTGGTTGGAACCAAAGCTATTATTAG
- the LOC8261652 gene encoding 16 kDa phloem protein 1 isoform X1, with amino-acid sequence MAIGTLEVELLNAKGLRGTDFLGKIDPYVIIHYRSQERKGSVARDWSSITFGTQSSEYTSTDCVRKGKFNKTRILILQKAYDGGSPAWNEKLTFKVEYPGQGDDYKLIFNIMDHDTFSADDFIGQATIYVKDLLELGVENGVAELQPRKYCVVQADNSYCGEIQVGLNFTLKVEEDNGGEEYGGWNQSYY; translated from the exons ATGGCGATTGGGACATTAGAAGTAGAGCTTCTTAATGCAAAAGGCCTAAGAGGCACTGATTTCTTAG GTAAGATAGACCCATATGTTATAATACATTACAGAAGCCAAGAACGCAAGGGCAGTGTAGCCAGAG ACTGGAGCAGTATTACTTTTGGTACACAATCATCAGAATATACATCAACTGATTGCGTGAGGAAAGGCAAATTTAACAAGACAAGAATTTTGATTCTACAAAAAGCCT ATGATGGCGGGAGTCCAGCATGGAATGAGAAACTGACATTCAAGGTGGAATATCCAGGTCAGGGGGATGATTACAAGCTCATCTTCAATATCATGGACCATGACACCTTCTCTGCTGATGATTTTATTGGCCAAGCCAC GATATATGTGAAGGATTTGTTGGAGTTAGGAGTGGAGAATGGAGTTGCTGAACTTCAACCTCGCAAGTATTGCGTTGTTCAAGCTGACAATTCTTACTGTGGAGAGATTCAAGTTGGTCTCAATTTCACCCTCAag GTGGAAGAGGACAATGGTGGAGAAGAATATGGTGGTTGGAACCAAAGCTATTATTAG
- the LOC8261651 gene encoding serine/arginine-rich SC35-like splicing factor SCL30, whose protein sequence is MRRYSPPYYSPPRRGYGGRGRSPPRRGHGGGGGYGRRKEQNHGSLLVRNIPLDCRPEELRAPFERFGVVRDVYIPKDYYTGEPRGFAFVQFVDTYDAMEAQHRMNGQIFAGREISVVVAAETRKRPEEMRQRSRIGRPSGYGGRSSYYGRSRSRSLSHSPRHHLGSRSRYRSRSFSPAPRRRDYSASPGRRHADHARSPSGLPPGRDGDHIHRSYSPGYRPDGPDGYGPGYGEKPAYDPEEARAWRPSPSGSRSRSADLSPRRSR, encoded by the exons ATGAGAAGGTACAGTCCACCCTATTATAGTCCTCCCAGGAGAGGGTATGGGGGCCGAGGAAGAAGCCCGCCAAGGAGAGGACATGGAGGTGGTGGTGGATATGGGAGACGCAAGGAGCAGAATCATGGAAGTCTCCTGGTTCGAAACATCCCTCTGGATTGCCG ACCAGAAGAACTTCGAGCTCCATTCGAGAGATTTGGAGTTGTTAGGGATGTGTATATTCCAAAGGACTATTACACAGG AGAACCTCGTGGGTTTGCATTTGTGCAGTTTGTAGATACATATGATGCCATGGAAGCTCAGCATCGTATGAATGGGCAAATTTTTGCTGGAAGGGAAATATCTGTGGTGGTAGCTGCAGAGACAAGGAAGAGACCTGAGGAGATGCGCCAAAGGTCTAGGATTGG AAGACCATCAGGCTATGGAGGAAGATCATCTTATTATG GACGCTCCCGGTCTCGTTCATTATCACACTCCCCTCGACATCATTTAGGTTCTAGGTCTCGATACCGCTCAAG GTCATTCTCTCCTGCACCGAGACGGCGGGACTATTCTGCTTCCCCTGGTCGAAGGCATGCAGACCATGCCAGATCTCCCAGTGGTCTTCCCCCAGGGCGAGATGGCGACCACATTCACAGGTCATATTCGCCAGGTTATCGCCCAGATGGCCCAGATGGATATGGCCCTGGTTATGGCGA GAAACCTGCATATGATCCTGAGGAAGCACGAGCTTGGAGGCCATCACCCTCTGGATCTAGATCTAGGTCAGCAGATTTGTCACCCAGGCGCAGCAGatga